The Neptunomonas concharum genomic interval GGCACGGTTACTGAGATAAAAGATCTGTCTCCCACCATTAAGGGAATCTGGTTTTCATTGGATGAAGAGATGGAATTTCAGGCAGGCCAGTATATCAACCTTCGTATTCCCGGCGTTGAAGGCGTGCGAGCTTTCTCGATTGCTAATAAGCCTTCCGACAATAAACAGCTGGAGCTGCATGTGCGTTTAGTGCCAGAAGGAGCGGGTACCTCTTGGTTACACAATAAACTAGTGGTGGGTGATACGTTAGATATTAGCGGCCCATACGGGCAGTTTTTTGTACGCAAGTCCGATGAGCAGGATGCGATTTTTATTGCCGGAGGCTCCGGCCTCTCCAGCCCGCAATCAATGATTCTTGACTTGTTAGAGGAGGGGGATCAGCGACAAATTTATCTTTTTCAAGGAGCACGCAACGTTTCGGAGCTATATAACCGAAACCTCTTTGAAGCGCTAGCGGCTGAAAATAGCAATTTCCACTATATTCCTGCGTTAAATGCTCCAGAAGCGGGTGATCAGTGGGATGGGTTTACCGGTTATGTGCATGAAGCAGCGATGAGCTACTTCGATAATCGCTTTTCGGGTCATAAAGCTTACCTCTGTGGGCCCCCTCCCATGATTGATGCCGCGATTACTACCTTGATGCAAGGGCGCTTGTTTGAACGCGATATCCATATGGAACGGTTTCTAACAGCGGCCGATGGCGTTGAAGATCAAACTCGCTCAGCTTTGTTCAAGCGAATCTGAGGTGTGCATGAAAACCTATGAAATCTTCGTTGTTAACCGCAAAGAGAGCTTCCATTGCCCACCTGGACAAGGGTTGCTTCAGGGGATGGAAAAGGTTGGTTGCCAAGCAATCAATATCGGTTGTCGAGGGGGAGGGTGCGGCATGTGCAAAGTCCGCATAGTCAAAGGAGCTTACAGCACGAAACGCATGAGCCGTGCCCATGTGTCAGAAGAAGAGATGCAGGAGGGGTATGCATTAGCGTGCCGCGTGATACCTATGGGTGATTTGTGTATTGAATCGGATCACTTTGAGTTTAAGAAAGAAACACACCCTTATCGTGAAGAATAAGAAGAGGATGGAACAATGAAAAAAGGCGTAATGAGACCTGGTCATATCCAGATTCGGGTCTTGGATATGGATGAGGCATTGAAACACTACCGAGATCTTTTAGGACTCATCGAGATGGATCGAGATGATCAAGGACGTGTCTACCTGAAAGGGTGGACAGAGGTGGACAAATTCTCGGTTGTCCTAAGGGAGTCTGATACACCGGGCATGGACTTCACCG includes:
- a CDS encoding NADH:ubiquinone reductase (Na(+)-transporting) subunit F, producing the protein MSFEVTVEPTGDIIEVEEGQTLLDAALRQGVWLPFACGHGTCATCKVQVVEGDVDIGNASPFALMDMEREEGKVLACCAIPESDLVIEADIDVDPDFAGYPVMDFVGTVTEIKDLSPTIKGIWFSLDEEMEFQAGQYINLRIPGVEGVRAFSIANKPSDNKQLELHVRLVPEGAGTSWLHNKLVVGDTLDISGPYGQFFVRKSDEQDAIFIAGGSGLSSPQSMILDLLEEGDQRQIYLFQGARNVSELYNRNLFEALAAENSNFHYIPALNAPEAGDQWDGFTGYVHEAAMSYFDNRFSGHKAYLCGPPPMIDAAITTLMQGRLFERDIHMERFLTAADGVEDQTRSALFKRI
- a CDS encoding 2Fe-2S iron-sulfur cluster-binding protein produces the protein MKTYEIFVVNRKESFHCPPGQGLLQGMEKVGCQAINIGCRGGGCGMCKVRIVKGAYSTKRMSRAHVSEEEMQEGYALACRVIPMGDLCIESDHFEFKKETHPYREE